One Halovivax ruber XH-70 genomic region harbors:
- a CDS encoding ABC transporter ATP-binding protein → MADSADITWREKVDALVRVAKYRPMFTAALTILGAFVAFLEGIGLSFIYPIMTVAQSDGEPEAQDAIMEAFLTAYDVLNIPFELGPLIIGISLIMTVRFTSSFVVSWLKAILGKRYEQELRAEAFDAALDAEIGYFDEEGSDDVLNAIITETRYSGKVIDSGVLSMQTFALVGMYLSIMAYIAPRMTIFALALLGGITALLRKILEPAFTVGSRVAEANQEVQQSVQAGTQGIRDVKLFGLADEVYNRFHKSIRQYTASSIDLKRNEAALMNFYDLAAALSLFVLIYVGFTYSGLSLGALGIFLFAMFRLSPLVSRLNSQVYKVEGHLGHLVRTFDFLDELEKEREQEGDESVDEIPDVTFENVKFAYNENEQVLRNISFDVEKGEFIAFVGQSGAGKSTIVSLIARMYDADAGGIRSDGTPIEEFDLDEWRSQIAYVRQKPYIFNETLERNVTIGNRDATREDVKRVCEIAKVDQFVDELPNGYDSQLGDDGVRLSGGQRQRVALARALLKDADFLILDEATSDLDSNLEQDVQAEIEAMDREYGMIAIAHRLSTVENADRIYTVDEGEIIERGTHGELLDNDSEYANLYAIQSAR, encoded by the coding sequence ATGGCAGACTCCGCCGATATTACCTGGCGCGAGAAGGTCGACGCGCTCGTCCGCGTCGCCAAGTATCGCCCGATGTTTACCGCCGCCCTGACGATCCTCGGTGCCTTCGTCGCTTTCCTCGAAGGGATCGGACTGAGTTTCATCTACCCAATCATGACCGTCGCACAGAGCGACGGGGAGCCCGAAGCCCAGGACGCCATCATGGAAGCGTTCCTGACGGCCTACGACGTCCTCAATATTCCGTTCGAACTAGGGCCGCTGATCATCGGAATCAGTCTGATCATGACGGTTCGGTTCACCTCCTCGTTCGTCGTCTCCTGGCTCAAGGCGATCCTAGGGAAGCGGTACGAACAGGAGCTTCGCGCTGAAGCCTTCGATGCGGCGCTCGACGCGGAAATAGGGTACTTCGATGAGGAGGGATCAGACGACGTGCTAAACGCTATTATCACCGAAACTCGGTATTCCGGGAAGGTGATCGACAGCGGTGTCCTCTCGATGCAGACGTTCGCACTAGTCGGGATGTACCTCTCCATCATGGCGTACATCGCCCCGCGGATGACCATCTTCGCGCTGGCCCTGCTCGGCGGGATTACGGCGTTGCTTCGGAAGATTCTCGAACCAGCGTTCACTGTCGGCTCTCGGGTAGCAGAGGCAAATCAGGAGGTACAACAATCGGTGCAGGCAGGGACCCAGGGGATTCGCGACGTTAAACTGTTCGGACTCGCTGACGAGGTTTATAACCGGTTCCACAAGTCGATTCGACAGTATACCGCATCTTCCATCGATCTTAAGCGGAACGAGGCAGCACTGATGAACTTCTACGATCTGGCTGCTGCACTCTCGCTCTTCGTTCTCATCTACGTTGGGTTCACGTACTCAGGCCTCTCACTGGGAGCGCTGGGCATCTTTCTCTTCGCCATGTTCCGACTTTCGCCGCTGGTGAGCCGGTTGAATAGTCAGGTGTACAAGGTTGAAGGCCATCTCGGCCACCTCGTCCGTACCTTCGACTTCCTTGACGAACTCGAGAAGGAGCGAGAACAGGAGGGGGACGAGTCAGTCGACGAGATCCCCGACGTCACGTTCGAGAACGTGAAGTTCGCCTATAACGAAAACGAGCAAGTCCTCCGAAACATCTCGTTCGACGTCGAAAAGGGCGAGTTCATCGCGTTCGTGGGCCAGTCCGGTGCGGGCAAGTCGACCATCGTTTCGCTCATCGCACGAATGTACGACGCCGATGCAGGGGGAATTCGATCTGACGGAACACCGATCGAGGAGTTCGACCTGGACGAGTGGCGCTCGCAGATCGCCTACGTGCGCCAGAAGCCCTACATCTTCAACGAAACCTTGGAGCGAAACGTCACGATCGGCAATCGAGACGCGACGCGTGAAGATGTGAAGCGGGTTTGCGAGATCGCGAAGGTCGACCAGTTCGTCGACGAACTGCCAAACGGGTACGACTCCCAGCTCGGTGACGATGGAGTGCGGTTGTCAGGAGGGCAGCGCCAGCGTGTGGCTCTTGCGAGAGCGCTGTTGAAAGACGCTGACTTCCTGATCCTTGACGAGGCAACAAGTGACCTTGACTCAAATCTCGAACAGGATGTCCAGGCCGAGATCGAGGCGATGGATCGGGAGTATGGGATGATCGCGATTGCGCACCGACTATCAACCGTAGAGAACGCCGACCGGATCTACACAGTGGATGAGGGGGAGATCATCGAGCGAGGGACGCACGGTGAATTACTGGATAACGACAGCGAATACGCTAATCTGTACGCCATTCAGTCAGCTCGGTAG
- a CDS encoding DUF3368 domain-containing protein: MWVFDATPLIYLAKVDQLTLVDHHEPPCVIPERVYEEVVETGLEAGYPDARRIERSVEAGRFSVVTVESTSLLSRLQTNNSLSDADAAVLACAGERNGVAVMDETYGRDVAASEGITTRGTAYLVLKSAKDGRLDVDDARATIDAMIDEGWYCAPTVYAKILQKLDSFSE; this comes from the coding sequence ATGTGGGTGTTCGATGCGACGCCGCTGATCTATCTCGCCAAAGTCGACCAACTGACGCTCGTTGATCACCACGAACCGCCGTGTGTCATCCCAGAGCGCGTCTACGAGGAGGTCGTCGAAACCGGTCTCGAGGCAGGATATCCGGATGCGCGTCGCATCGAGCGGTCCGTCGAAGCCGGTCGGTTCTCCGTCGTCACGGTCGAGTCAACCTCACTCCTCTCGCGGCTGCAGACGAACAACTCCCTCAGTGACGCCGACGCGGCCGTCCTCGCGTGCGCCGGCGAGCGCAACGGCGTCGCCGTAATGGACGAAACGTACGGCCGCGACGTCGCCGCTTCCGAGGGAATCACGACCCGTGGAACGGCGTATCTGGTCTTGAAGTCCGCGAAAGACGGACGGCTCGACGTGGACGACGCCCGAGCCACGATCGACGCGATGATCGACGAAGGGTGGTACTGCGCGCCCACCGTCTACGCGAAGATACTACAGAAACTGGATTCGTTTTCGGAGTAA
- a CDS encoding UPF0175 family protein, with product MGTISARVPDELEDELETYLEDENIDRSTAVRKLLSERLEEWRHERALEQLADGTITFSRAAEVAELSVWDFAQLASERDVTWVADDHVDDDLEAL from the coding sequence ATGGGAACGATCTCGGCGCGCGTCCCCGACGAGCTGGAAGACGAACTCGAGACGTATCTCGAGGACGAGAACATAGACCGGAGCACTGCCGTTCGGAAGCTTCTCTCCGAGCGACTCGAGGAATGGCGTCACGAACGAGCACTCGAGCAACTCGCGGACGGAACCATCACGTTCAGCAGGGCGGCCGAGGTGGCGGAGCTGTCCGTCTGGGACTTCGCGCAACTCGCCAGCGAACGTGACGTGACCTGGGTGGCGGACGATCACGTCGACGACGACCTCGAGGCGCTGTGA
- a CDS encoding DUF7342 family protein: MDEPRSELKIGADERTEAPNFDALRPPATVVSGDRTRDDFFDAVLTLDEPATASDVADRADHGVDAAREYLAWFERMGIVRQVTDSPATYERNQSYLNWRRVQTLRQEYATEELVDMLQSESERMVALGDEFGVDAPAEISISQYAAETDRSIEDVWDRLTSWKTARRRVALLERALNTGSSDGVNLQSAV; encoded by the coding sequence ATGGACGAACCGCGCTCAGAACTGAAGATCGGTGCTGATGAGCGGACCGAGGCGCCCAACTTCGACGCATTGAGGCCACCAGCGACGGTCGTCAGCGGCGATCGAACGCGGGACGACTTCTTCGATGCGGTCCTCACGCTCGACGAGCCAGCGACGGCGAGCGACGTGGCCGATCGGGCGGACCACGGGGTGGATGCGGCGCGTGAGTACTTAGCGTGGTTCGAGCGGATGGGAATCGTGAGGCAGGTCACGGATTCACCAGCAACCTACGAACGGAACCAGTCGTACCTGAACTGGCGACGTGTCCAGACGCTGCGCCAAGAGTACGCGACGGAGGAACTCGTCGACATGCTGCAGTCGGAGTCGGAGCGGATGGTGGCACTTGGGGACGAATTCGGCGTCGACGCTCCTGCGGAGATTTCTATTTCACAGTATGCGGCCGAGACCGACCGCTCGATCGAGGATGTCTGGGACCGGTTGACGTCGTGGAAAACGGCGCGTCGTCGAGTGGCCCTGCTCGAGCGGGCACTCAACACCGGATCCAGTGATGGAGTGAATCTGCAGTCCGCTGTATGA
- a CDS encoding SDR family oxidoreductase, which translates to MNVLVTGGAGFIGSHVAAALLEQGHHVVVLDSMDPYYEPTIKRANVDRCTELAEHHYYFVEGSITDEDTVEAVFDDYNVEYVYHQAAQAGVRTSVENPHKPHEINTTGLLNLLEAATKHDVQRFVNASSSSVYGHDEYLPYDEDHPTTPRSPYGVTKRTAEHYCRVYTEIHDLPTVSLRYFTVYGPRMRPNMAITNFTSRCLTGDPPVIYGDGQQTRDFTYIDDVVRANLALLETDAADGEAMNIGSTGTITIEALAEHVIAETGADVEPVYDDAKEADARHTHADVSKARELIDYDPTTSIREGVSQFVEWYEDNREWYEPLVRAS; encoded by the coding sequence ATGAACGTCCTCGTCACCGGCGGTGCGGGATTCATCGGCTCGCACGTAGCGGCGGCGCTCCTCGAACAGGGTCACCACGTCGTGGTGCTCGATTCGATGGATCCGTACTACGAGCCCACGATCAAGCGGGCGAACGTCGACCGCTGTACCGAACTTGCCGAACACCACTACTACTTCGTCGAGGGATCGATCACCGACGAGGACACCGTCGAGGCCGTCTTCGACGACTACAACGTCGAGTACGTCTACCACCAGGCTGCCCAGGCCGGTGTCAGAACCAGCGTCGAGAACCCGCACAAACCCCACGAAATCAACACGACGGGCCTCCTGAACCTCCTCGAAGCCGCCACGAAGCACGACGTCCAGCGATTCGTCAACGCCTCGTCGTCGTCGGTCTACGGCCACGACGAGTATCTGCCCTACGACGAGGACCACCCCACCACTCCGCGAAGCCCCTACGGCGTCACCAAGCGCACCGCCGAGCACTACTGCCGGGTCTACACCGAGATCCACGACCTTCCCACGGTCTCGCTGCGCTACTTCACCGTCTACGGCCCGCGAATGCGCCCCAACATGGCGATCACGAACTTCACCTCCAGATGCCTCACCGGGGACCCGCCGGTCATCTACGGCGACGGCCAGCAGACGCGCGACTTCACGTACATCGACGATGTCGTCCGCGCGAACCTCGCCCTTCTCGAGACCGACGCAGCGGACGGCGAGGCCATGAACATCGGCTCCACGGGCACCATCACCATCGAAGCACTCGCCGAGCACGTCATCGCCGAGACGGGCGCCGACGTCGAACCCGTCTACGACGACGCAAAAGAGGCCGACGCGCGCCACACCCACGCGGACGTCTCGAAAGCCCGCGAGCTGATCGACTACGACCCGACCACCAGCATCCGCGAGGGCGTCTCGCAGTTCGTCGAGTGGTACGAGGACAACCGCGAGTGGTACGAGCCACTCGTCCGGGCGTCGTGA
- a CDS encoding type II toxin-antitoxin system VapC family toxin, whose amino-acid sequence MSIIVDTGVIYADHDRDATRHDVASDALDRVYDGALGQPIVSTYIYDEAVTLTDARSSRSAAAIALGKRLRGAGSFPSAFELCSVTDAEFDDAVTAFEQYTDQGLSFTDATIVAQVRRRSLDGVLSFDTDFDGLVERFDPATVATR is encoded by the coding sequence ATGAGTATCATCGTCGATACCGGCGTTATCTATGCTGACCACGATCGAGACGCTACTCGACACGACGTCGCCAGCGATGCACTCGATCGCGTGTACGACGGTGCACTCGGTCAGCCGATCGTTTCGACGTATATCTACGACGAAGCGGTGACGCTCACCGATGCTCGATCCTCCCGATCGGCGGCTGCGATCGCACTCGGAAAGCGACTTCGTGGGGCAGGGTCGTTCCCGTCGGCATTCGAACTGTGCTCGGTCACCGACGCGGAGTTCGACGATGCGGTTACTGCGTTCGAACAGTATACGGACCAGGGCCTCAGTTTCACGGACGCGACGATCGTCGCGCAGGTCAGGCGACGGAGTCTCGACGGCGTCCTCTCGTTCGATACCGACTTCGACGGACTGGTCGAGCGATTCGACCCAGCGACAGTCGCTACACGCTAG
- the glmS gene encoding glutamine--fructose-6-phosphate transaminase (isomerizing) yields MCGIFGYVGTESAGPIVYRGLETLEYRGYDSAGIALREDDADALSVAKRAGEVSALSVPDESASTCAIGHTRWSTHGPPTDANAHPHTDCADSVAVVHNGIVENHEELAEELADHTFTSETDTEVIPHLLEAAFDGNPSEEVIDENLNEESLGESASRADGGIATDGVSSRVATELRRGVESVTDRLEGSYAVAAVHTGADCIVATRQESPLVVGHGEDASYLASDVPALVEHTREVTYLEDGDVAVLQAGEITIYRDGAQVEPARSTIDWDADAAQKGGYEHYMRKEIHEQPTALRQTLGSRVDVNAGTASLDVDFPTGYLESLEEIQLLAMGTSYYAGQYAATLFESLAGVRATPVMASEYSYTGGRDPWRTLSVAVTQSGETADTLGALREAGAAGARTLGVTNTLGSSVTREADDALFIRAGPEIGVAATKTFASQVSTLALLAIAIGRERGDLSAAEAREHLEDLTGLPGAIQQVLDEEAQIRETAHEYADSDAFFFVGREYGHPVALEGALKLKEISYDHAEGFAAGELKHGPLALVTEETPVLAVLTEGSRPQETLNNVAEVQARGAPTIGVTSDDVAASSLTETFDVPDAGIFEPLVANVYFQLFAYHVANAKGRSIDKPRNLAKSVTVE; encoded by the coding sequence ATGTGTGGAATCTTCGGCTACGTCGGTACGGAATCGGCCGGTCCGATCGTCTATCGCGGCCTCGAGACGCTCGAGTACCGGGGCTACGACTCCGCCGGGATCGCGCTTCGCGAGGACGATGCGGATGCACTGTCCGTCGCGAAGCGCGCGGGCGAGGTGTCGGCGCTGTCGGTCCCGGACGAGTCGGCATCGACCTGCGCCATCGGCCACACACGCTGGTCGACTCACGGCCCGCCGACGGACGCGAACGCACACCCACACACCGATTGTGCGGACTCGGTCGCTGTCGTTCACAACGGCATCGTCGAGAACCACGAGGAACTCGCCGAAGAACTCGCCGATCACACGTTCACGAGCGAGACCGACACCGAAGTGATCCCGCACCTGCTCGAAGCGGCGTTCGACGGAAACCCGAGCGAGGAGGTCATAGACGAGAACCTGAACGAAGAGTCCCTCGGCGAGAGTGCATCGCGTGCCGACGGCGGGATCGCGACCGACGGCGTATCAAGCCGCGTCGCGACGGAGTTGCGACGTGGCGTCGAGTCGGTGACGGACCGACTGGAGGGAAGTTACGCCGTCGCGGCAGTTCACACCGGAGCGGATTGCATCGTCGCGACGCGCCAGGAGAGTCCCCTCGTCGTCGGTCACGGCGAGGATGCGTCGTATCTGGCGAGTGACGTGCCAGCGCTGGTCGAGCACACGCGCGAGGTGACGTATCTGGAAGACGGCGACGTTGCGGTCCTGCAGGCGGGCGAGATCACGATCTATCGCGACGGAGCGCAGGTCGAACCAGCGCGTTCGACGATCGACTGGGACGCCGACGCGGCCCAGAAGGGTGGCTACGAACACTACATGCGAAAGGAGATCCACGAGCAACCGACGGCGCTGCGCCAGACGCTCGGAAGCCGCGTGGACGTGAACGCGGGGACGGCTTCGCTGGATGTGGACTTCCCGACGGGGTATCTGGAGTCGCTCGAGGAGATTCAGTTGCTCGCGATGGGGACGTCCTACTACGCCGGCCAGTACGCCGCGACGCTGTTCGAATCGCTGGCGGGTGTTCGGGCGACGCCAGTCATGGCTAGCGAGTACTCCTACACGGGTGGCCGAGATCCGTGGCGGACGTTGTCCGTGGCGGTGACTCAGAGCGGGGAGACAGCCGACACACTGGGGGCGCTGCGGGAGGCCGGAGCGGCCGGGGCACGAACGCTCGGGGTGACGAACACGCTCGGCAGTTCCGTGACCCGCGAGGCCGACGACGCGCTGTTCATCCGGGCCGGCCCCGAGATCGGCGTCGCCGCGACGAAGACCTTCGCCTCCCAGGTGAGCACGCTCGCGCTCCTGGCTATCGCTATCGGCCGGGAGCGCGGTGATCTGTCCGCTGCCGAGGCTCGCGAGCATCTGGAGGACCTGACCGGTTTGCCCGGTGCGATTCAGCAGGTCCTGGACGAGGAAGCACAGATTCGCGAGACGGCCCACGAGTACGCCGACTCGGACGCATTCTTCTTCGTCGGCCGGGAGTACGGTCACCCGGTCGCGCTGGAGGGCGCGTTGAAGCTGAAGGAGATCTCCTACGACCACGCCGAGGGGTTCGCCGCGGGCGAGCTAAAACACGGCCCGTTGGCACTGGTTACCGAGGAGACGCCCGTCCTGGCCGTGCTGACCGAGGGATCGCGCCCGCAGGAGACGCTGAACAACGTCGCCGAAGTGCAGGCCCGCGGCGCCCCCACCATCGGCGTGACGAGCGACGACGTCGCGGCCAGCTCGCTCACCGAGACGTTCGACGTGCCCGACGCCGGCATCTTCGAACCGCTCGTGGCCAACGTCTACTTCCAACTGTTCGCCTACCACGTCGCGAACGCGAAGGGACGGTCGATCGACAAGCCACGGAATTTGGCGAAGAGCGTCACGGTGGAGTGA
- a CDS encoding sugar phosphate nucleotidyltransferase, whose product MRDSSVPAVVLAAGEGRRLAPLTHRRPKPMVPVANRPLLEHVVSAIAEADVDRIVLVVGHRQERIRTHFGDGDAWNVAIEYVEQPTRLGTAHAVAQAEGAVDGPFLVLNGDRIVDADLIRQVRERLLAEGGPVVSVTPSDRPSDYGVVTLDGDRVASIEEKPHAAASSSLINAGVYGFPPAIFDAIRETPQEAGELGIPTTLARAVETGSISAVRYRGTWLDVSHLWDLLYVTAATIEGDDGTDSTGVHETAVLAADVVLGDNARIGPNATVGGATALGANATVESNAVVANAVVLPDAVIESGAVVRDAVVGENAHVGANATIAGGPASVVVENEVYDDVEFGGVIGDTARVGGGATVEPGTIVGDGVDIAGGASVRGRFETDAVVRRG is encoded by the coding sequence ATGCGCGATTCTTCGGTCCCTGCAGTCGTTCTCGCTGCCGGCGAAGGGCGGCGGCTGGCGCCGCTGACCCACCGGCGGCCGAAACCGATGGTCCCCGTGGCGAATCGGCCCCTCCTCGAACACGTCGTTTCGGCTATCGCCGAAGCGGACGTCGATCGGATCGTCCTCGTCGTCGGCCACCGACAGGAACGCATCCGGACGCACTTCGGTGACGGCGACGCCTGGAACGTCGCGATCGAGTACGTCGAACAGCCCACGCGACTCGGCACTGCCCACGCCGTCGCACAGGCCGAAGGAGCCGTCGACGGTCCCTTCCTGGTTCTCAACGGCGATCGGATCGTCGACGCGGACCTGATTCGACAGGTTCGAGAGCGACTCCTGGCTGAGGGCGGTCCGGTCGTGAGCGTCACCCCCTCCGATCGCCCGAGTGACTACGGCGTCGTGACACTGGATGGCGATCGCGTCGCCTCCATCGAGGAGAAGCCCCACGCCGCCGCGTCCTCGTCGCTCATCAACGCCGGCGTCTACGGCTTCCCGCCCGCGATTTTCGACGCCATTCGCGAGACACCACAGGAGGCCGGAGAGCTCGGCATTCCGACGACGCTCGCGAGGGCCGTCGAGACGGGATCGATCTCGGCCGTGCGCTACCGCGGGACCTGGCTCGACGTCTCCCATCTCTGGGACCTGCTGTACGTGACCGCGGCCACGATCGAAGGGGACGACGGGACCGACAGCACCGGCGTCCACGAGACTGCGGTGCTCGCCGCCGACGTCGTCCTCGGAGACAACGCACGTATCGGGCCCAATGCAACGGTCGGCGGCGCGACGGCACTGGGCGCCAACGCGACGGTCGAGTCGAACGCCGTCGTCGCCAACGCCGTCGTGCTGCCCGACGCAGTGATCGAATCGGGCGCAGTCGTCCGTGACGCGGTCGTCGGCGAGAACGCCCACGTAGGAGCCAACGCAACGATCGCCGGCGGTCCGGCCTCGGTCGTCGTCGAGAACGAAGTATACGACGACGTCGAGTTTGGCGGCGTGATCGGCGACACCGCCCGCGTCGGCGGTGGCGCGACCGTCGAGCCTGGAACGATCGTTGGAGACGGCGTCGACATCGCCGGCGGGGCGAGCGTCCGCGGTCGCTTCGAGACGGACGCCGTCGTCAGGAGGGGCTAA
- the glmU gene encoding bifunctional sugar-1-phosphate nucleotidylyltransferase/acetyltransferase, whose protein sequence is MQTVVLAAGKGTRMRPLTDRRPKPMVPVANRPLVAHTVDAAVEAGASWIFLVVGYEAEPIREYFGETYAGVPITYVRQTERLGTADAVRAASASLDDAPFVVLNGDALFDQDGLDELFDGGPAIASVRVDDPTQYGVLDVDDDTVTGIVEKPADPPSNLINAGAYHFPAAAREWLDVPKSERGEHELTDVVEHTIDRVDVRPVPLSRWLDVGRPWELLEANEWKIAELADRHGSTTDAASAESFDGTVSDDATIRGPVVVESGATVREGVTIEGPALIRSGATVGPNAYIRGTTLVGQDASVGHAVEVKNSVLMAGAAINHLSYVGDSILGRDVNFGAGSVVANLRHDDDPVELTVKGERVSTGRRKFGVVLGDDAKTGIDTNLNAGVTLSTGATTKPGESVTRDR, encoded by the coding sequence ATGCAAACTGTCGTCCTCGCGGCCGGGAAAGGAACGCGGATGCGTCCCCTCACGGATCGCCGCCCGAAACCGATGGTTCCGGTCGCGAACCGACCGCTCGTGGCCCACACCGTCGACGCCGCCGTCGAGGCGGGTGCCTCCTGGATTTTCCTCGTCGTGGGCTACGAAGCCGAGCCGATTCGCGAGTACTTCGGCGAGACGTACGCTGGCGTCCCGATCACGTACGTTCGGCAGACGGAACGGCTCGGGACGGCCGACGCGGTTCGAGCCGCCAGCGCGTCACTCGACGACGCTCCGTTCGTCGTCCTGAACGGCGACGCGCTGTTCGACCAGGACGGTCTCGACGAGCTCTTCGACGGCGGCCCGGCCATCGCGAGTGTCCGGGTCGACGACCCCACCCAGTACGGCGTCCTCGACGTCGACGACGATACCGTCACCGGCATCGTCGAAAAGCCAGCCGACCCGCCGTCGAATCTGATCAACGCCGGCGCGTATCACTTCCCGGCGGCGGCACGCGAGTGGCTCGACGTTCCGAAGAGCGAGCGGGGCGAACACGAACTCACCGACGTCGTCGAGCACACGATCGACCGGGTGGACGTCCGCCCGGTCCCCCTCTCCCGCTGGCTCGACGTGGGTCGGCCGTGGGAACTCCTCGAAGCGAACGAGTGGAAGATCGCCGAACTCGCCGACAGGCACGGATCGACCACCGACGCCGCGAGCGCAGAATCGTTCGACGGGACGGTCAGCGACGACGCGACGATCCGCGGCCCGGTCGTCGTCGAATCCGGCGCGACAGTCCGCGAGGGCGTCACCATCGAGGGGCCCGCGCTGATCCGGTCGGGCGCGACCGTCGGCCCGAACGCCTACATTCGGGGAACGACGCTGGTCGGCCAGGACGCCAGTGTCGGCCACGCTGTCGAGGTGAAGAACTCGGTCTTGATGGCCGGTGCCGCGATCAACCACCTCTCCTACGTCGGTGACTCGATCCTCGGCCGCGACGTCAACTTCGGTGCGGGCTCCGTCGTCGCCAACCTCCGACACGACGACGACCCGGTCGAACTCACCGTCAAGGGCGAGCGGGTCTCGACCGGCCGGCGGAAGTTCGGCGTCGTCCTCGGCGACGACGCCAAGACGGGGATCGACACCAACCTCAACGCGGGTGTCACGCTCTCGACGGGTGCGACGACGAAGCCGGGCGAATCCGTCACGCGCGATCGGTAA
- the glmM gene encoding phosphoglucosamine mutase, whose product MFGTSGVRGPVGDVVTAELALSVGRAVGVDADRVVVGRDVRETGDLLVDAVAAGLRESGTDVVDVGVATTPTIARSVGWRDADFGIAVTASHNPPADNGLKLWDETGKALDRDSLSTIEDRIEENETDLVAWDGVGVRTSWPEATDRHVDALVDAVSMPDEPALERQPSVVVDVGSGTGSITAAALRELGCHVETLNALSDGRFPARPSEPTPANCETLSRVVATTDADLGVAHDGDADRLVAVTEDGTILDGDVLLALFGRDAVERTDPIERAGAESTEPDTSSDEPLVAAPVNTSLAVDDALADVGASLTRTRVGDGYVAERATDPAVVFGGEPSGAWIWPDETPCPDGPLAACRLAALVARDGPLSALAADVPSYPIHRESVETSEKDAVMGTLAASIADGAGPEPIEATDDRDGLRVDLGDAWYLLRASGTQPLVRITAQARDDDRAQEVFEAARQLVDETVESGSA is encoded by the coding sequence CTGTTCGGAACGAGCGGCGTCCGCGGACCCGTAGGCGACGTCGTCACTGCGGAGCTGGCACTGTCTGTGGGGCGTGCGGTCGGCGTCGATGCCGATCGCGTCGTGGTCGGGCGGGACGTGCGCGAAACGGGCGACCTGCTCGTCGACGCTGTCGCTGCCGGACTTCGCGAGTCCGGAACCGACGTCGTGGACGTCGGGGTCGCGACCACGCCGACGATCGCCCGCTCGGTCGGCTGGCGCGACGCGGACTTCGGGATCGCCGTCACCGCCTCGCACAACCCACCCGCGGACAACGGGCTCAAACTCTGGGACGAGACCGGCAAGGCCCTGGATCGCGATTCGCTCTCGACGATCGAGGACCGAATCGAGGAGAACGAAACCGACCTCGTCGCCTGGGACGGCGTCGGCGTACGAACGTCGTGGCCCGAGGCGACCGATCGCCACGTCGACGCACTCGTCGATGCCGTCTCGATGCCGGACGAGCCGGCACTCGAGCGCCAGCCGTCGGTCGTCGTCGACGTCGGCTCGGGAACGGGGTCGATCACCGCCGCCGCGCTCCGGGAACTGGGCTGTCACGTCGAGACCCTGAACGCGCTATCGGACGGCCGATTCCCGGCCCGTCCGAGCGAGCCGACGCCGGCGAACTGCGAGACACTGTCGCGCGTCGTCGCGACGACCGACGCCGACCTCGGCGTGGCACACGACGGGGACGCCGACCGGCTGGTGGCCGTCACCGAGGACGGGACGATTCTCGACGGTGACGTCCTGCTTGCGCTGTTCGGGCGCGATGCCGTCGAGCGGACGGATCCCATCGAGCGTGCAGGTGCGGAGTCGACCGAACCCGACACGTCCAGCGACGAGCCCCTCGTCGCGGCGCCGGTCAACACGAGCCTCGCGGTGGACGACGCCCTCGCCGACGTCGGCGCCTCCCTCACGCGAACGCGTGTCGGTGACGGCTACGTCGCCGAGCGAGCCACCGACCCGGCCGTCGTCTTCGGTGGCGAACCCTCCGGCGCGTGGATCTGGCCGGACGAGACGCCGTGTCCGGACGGCCCGCTCGCGGCCTGCCGACTCGCCGCGCTCGTCGCGCGCGATGGGCCACTTTCTGCCCTCGCAGCCGACGTTCCGTCGTATCCGATCCACCGCGAGTCGGTCGAAACGTCCGAGAAGGATGCCGTCATGGGAACGCTCGCCGCATCGATCGCCGACGGGGCCGGCCCCGAACCGATCGAGGCCACGGACGATCGCGACGGGCTTCGCGTCGATCTGGGCGACGCCTGGTACCTCCTCCGAGCGAGCGGCACCCAGCCGCTCGTCCGGATCACGGCACAGGCCAGGGACGACGATCGCGCCCAGGAGGTGTTCGAGGCCGCTCGGCAGTTGGTCGACGAGACCGTCGAGAGTGGGTCTGCCTGA